The proteins below come from a single Hydrogenobacter sp. genomic window:
- a CDS encoding glycosyltransferase family 4 protein, translated as MRAIIMTSYDPLKFKGGTEKIVLHTRDLLREEGFQVDIFHKDNTQKVGDYFPYWIGRHAHSCGEKYDLAVINNIAGLGFFPGKARRTVAVFHMLYLAFSHIMRGYENFEDYIGNAYLNGYISEVFVGNAANRLIAVSESVKEEIEKYMGVEKDIIVVHNPVMHQFSPMEKLKARSVFNIPKDAFVGLYVGRNDYTKGYDIFREVVSYTYRDIFWVQVISSGGLNTLPVLKDITTFKEVPFENMPLIYNLADFLLFPSRYEGFGLSIVEALACGIPVITAKVGVAKELGNFLDGLLIESLDIKDILERIRILKQYRCIREYYKIYVTNEISRRFSLISWRENMKKALLS; from the coding sequence ATGCGAGCGATCATTATGACATCTTATGATCCTCTTAAATTTAAGGGTGGAACGGAGAAGATTGTTTTGCATACGCGGGATCTCCTCAGGGAGGAGGGGTTTCAGGTGGATATATTCCACAAGGATAACACACAAAAGGTTGGAGATTACTTTCCTTACTGGATAGGTAGGCACGCTCATTCCTGCGGAGAAAAATATGACCTTGCGGTAATCAACAATATAGCAGGTCTTGGCTTTTTTCCCGGAAAGGCGAGAAGAACAGTTGCAGTTTTCCATATGTTGTATTTAGCCTTTTCCCACATTATGAGAGGCTATGAGAACTTTGAGGATTACATAGGAAATGCCTATCTCAACGGATATATATCTGAGGTTTTCGTAGGTAACGCGGCGAACAGATTGATAGCTGTTAGCGAGAGCGTCAAGGAAGAGATTGAAAAATATATGGGTGTTGAGAAAGATATAATAGTTGTTCACAATCCAGTAATGCATCAGTTCTCTCCTATGGAAAAACTCAAAGCAAGGTCGGTGTTTAACATACCCAAGGATGCCTTTGTTGGGTTGTATGTGGGGAGAAATGACTACACAAAGGGTTACGATATATTCAGAGAAGTGGTAAGCTACACTTACAGAGATATATTCTGGGTCCAAGTCATTTCAAGCGGTGGTCTGAATACCCTCCCCGTACTCAAGGACATAACCACTTTCAAGGAAGTACCCTTTGAGAACATGCCTCTAATATACAATCTTGCGGATTTTCTCTTGTTTCCTTCAAGATACGAAGGTTTTGGACTCAGCATTGTGGAAGCCCTCGCATGCGGAATACCCGTTATAACCGCAAAAGTAGGTGTGGCAAAAGAGTTAGGAAACTTTTTGGATGGTCTGTTGATAGAGAGTTTGGACATAAAAGATATTTTAGAGAGGATCAGAATTCTTAAACAATACAGGTGTATAAGAGAGTATTATAAGATATACGTTACGAACGAGATATCAAGGAGGTTTTCTTTAATCTCATGGAGAGAGAACATGAAAAAGGCTCTGTTATCGTGA
- a CDS encoding PIG-L deacetylase family protein, whose amino-acid sequence MEREHEKGSVIVIAPHPDDEVIGCGGTIYKHTREGVKVHLCVVTDGSKLYEKTDVERRKQECLRVSEILGIRKVIFLDFPDGELTHHLPELRSSLSKVIADFQKVYVPHPFDHHPDHIAVSLSILSIFEERPLFELYLYGVYNTFRYNLLVDVTEIYNVKREALLEYAYSLGKSQLMIKRTEAFMRYPTIHTGEDRLYEAFLFIDRHMTFNDILGFLSYDLLCQDPQNELLKKIKATQLLIEELRKERNAKISFEHDLKNCEEELHKLRSSIFFKIYDKYHIIKPKLIPHGSLRERFYRKLINVIKGV is encoded by the coding sequence ATGGAGAGAGAACATGAAAAAGGCTCTGTTATCGTGATAGCTCCTCATCCCGATGATGAAGTGATCGGGTGTGGTGGTACAATTTACAAACATACACGGGAAGGCGTGAAAGTTCATCTTTGTGTTGTTACAGATGGATCTAAACTGTACGAAAAAACTGATGTGGAGAGAAGGAAACAAGAATGCCTTCGTGTATCTGAGATTCTCGGCATAAGAAAGGTGATTTTTCTGGACTTTCCAGATGGAGAACTTACGCATCACTTGCCTGAACTAAGATCGTCTCTCAGCAAAGTGATCGCAGATTTCCAAAAGGTTTATGTCCCTCATCCTTTTGATCATCATCCCGATCACATAGCTGTATCCCTTTCGATACTGTCTATATTTGAAGAGAGACCCCTTTTTGAGCTTTATCTTTACGGAGTTTACAATACATTCAGATATAACCTTCTTGTGGATGTAACAGAGATATACAATGTCAAAAGGGAAGCTCTCCTTGAGTATGCTTACAGTCTTGGGAAAAGTCAACTTATGATAAAGAGAACGGAAGCCTTTATGAGATATCCCACCATACACACAGGTGAAGATAGACTTTACGAAGCTTTTCTTTTTATTGACAGGCATATGACGTTTAATGATATACTTGGATTTTTATCTTACGATCTTCTATGTCAGGATCCACAGAATGAACTTCTTAAAAAGATAAAAGCTACACAGCTACTTATTGAAGAATTGAGAAAGGAGAGAAATGCAAAAATTTCCTTTGAACACGATCTTAAAAACTGTGAAGAGGAATTGCATAAATTGAGATCGTCTATTTTTTTCAAAATATACGACAAGTATCACATAATAAAACCAAAACTAATACCTCATGGTTCTCTAAGAGAAAGATTCTATAGAAAGCTTATAAATGTCATAAAAGGTGTTTAG